One region of Persicobacter psychrovividus genomic DNA includes:
- a CDS encoding Ig-like domain-containing protein has protein sequence MTDFYYWLYKHVKSMQRPFVGLLMFALLSPSLVKASELISISPASDRMLLVYIEDGFIDTYGAYQGVSSHKTYHDPSDIKQLMTLSNYSISSSDDSNFSSGKSPINVGRKSKAVHYNDEWSSVPFVFGHWVYIELPHALQEGKTYEIEVDNIVDGNTTVKFEFDSKKVRSETVHVNMVGFAPESPKYGYLSQWMGDFNTSTHPNGGLNLDQYAGRNFYVVNYNTGAVAYTGTVALRMRKDVVESGSSDFAPSYNYSNADVYECDFSSFSSQGEYVLAVEGLGCSYPFEIGGSATKAPFYYAMKGLFWSRQGVAKEMTDGSIMPRDHHYDDITWLWDKNHLPGDNHSNEGFDDANAVQVSGIYGYYHDAGDWDGYIHHAKVPMALLMLYDAAPDKFYDGEIGNKYRLSDSSPWIDEGNNGLPDLLDEAVWLIDYYKRSKNILKNQYGGTGGVPGYVGRDGVPGNNFTAWQDTRDWYLSGESAWQTYHYAGLAAYYATCLNKFHKLTNSGNHPDYNSWRQEAIDAYAWAEAHPQDTDLSKNSNQEYRVKGFAAAALYRLTGTAKYQTDLKTYFDWEPWAEGGEWSNQNIIDVCHIIVSMIPDGHPNLDASLKSNSRSEVIRKADTYKVKHNQDNAFRTGVEYSQFMQLGGLNTPRLTMVPFAYLHTGDKKYLDVVNNSMNYVLGGNQLNQTYISGLGEFSDQWIFNPNGWIGNDQNSMVYPSRPNIGYTSYFSATSYWFTQSIASEFWSRKGTYPNLINNPGSWPGAEQTFRNMFSIQGGEFTVHQQNNYMIYASGFQKAMDASAVGTYRIASAPTVSLNFSNDDQVNMSEVELSVNASSKTRTVRYFYDWHFIGESNDKANNFKLTWDPPVANGTEVLLTAVAIDEEGQWSKPSSAGEKRLTIVAGPGDDTTPPSVPTNLSASDLRPFDFNLSWNASSDASGVKNYEVYKDGKLLKKTVELEFFIEKLDPSTNYEMQVLARDKEGNVSAKSPVFTVRTLDVPLGDGKIHQQSNDADGLMEAEAEDFSYRADGSSGFEKKFWYEHEDPQASDGVFMMVQDNGNSNSAGTLNGPRMDFIVNFTKTGTHYVWLRVKPDHGADNSVVLAFEDENRGDWSLGDNPDWIWVKADSTIQVPTTGQQTFSVFMREDGTKVDKVLLTSNPDYDPSGSTPTPPPAENTTTFVVDSSSDDAEEKAGVMNLTSNDLDLRAGEVSAVRFRVSIPEGSVITKAELILESKGNYSGSNEVAISVQQSADPAIFTTGAQDISNRTLSTETVSWALGDWAQDQQYTSPDLVSLINLAVDAGWTSDQHIVFQLEANTASTKSAKTYDFNNSTNGAPQLRITYQEASVPPTVSITSPSEGSNFAEGENITIQTQTGGDVQLVSFFRVTDGVWNFLGNDQTAPFSWSANDFPAGDHQITVSATGNDGNSSPYVSVNISVGDTGGSDVYTQQSDGLAVFEAEGFHRSEFGVGQFASMQWESQADAQASGGNFMIVPDNANSISTGALEGPVMHYDVDFVKTGTHYFWVRQKSPNGSDNSITPAFEGTKINEWNMPDALTEWTWSRLGTTFNVAQTGVQTFSIYMREDGTPIDKIILTDNVNYAPTGTGPDNARVIWEAEGTEAGIYPNPARGTVHIDPKDESYQKMVVTDLTGRVVLTQTNIKAKTSIELPAGVYIINLIGETKAISEQVIVH, from the coding sequence ATGACTGATTTTTATTACTGGCTTTATAAACACGTAAAGTCGATGCAACGGCCATTCGTTGGTCTGTTAATGTTTGCATTACTATCCCCCTCATTAGTCAAAGCATCTGAGTTGATCAGCATTTCACCCGCAAGTGATCGGATGCTATTGGTCTATATCGAAGATGGCTTTATTGATACCTATGGTGCCTACCAGGGCGTATCAAGTCACAAGACTTACCATGACCCTTCGGATATCAAGCAACTGATGACTTTATCCAATTACTCGATCAGCAGTAGCGATGACAGTAATTTCTCATCAGGCAAAAGTCCGATCAATGTTGGGCGAAAGTCCAAGGCGGTTCATTATAATGATGAATGGTCGAGTGTCCCTTTCGTTTTTGGTCATTGGGTTTATATTGAACTACCTCATGCATTGCAGGAAGGTAAAACTTATGAGATCGAAGTGGACAATATTGTGGATGGAAATACCACCGTCAAATTCGAGTTCGATTCCAAAAAAGTACGTTCCGAAACCGTGCACGTAAACATGGTCGGTTTTGCTCCTGAATCTCCAAAATATGGCTACCTGTCGCAATGGATGGGAGATTTCAACACCTCAACGCACCCCAATGGTGGCTTGAACCTGGATCAATATGCAGGTCGTAATTTCTATGTGGTTAATTACAACACAGGTGCGGTTGCCTATACAGGGACAGTAGCTTTGCGTATGCGAAAAGATGTGGTGGAATCAGGAAGTTCTGATTTTGCTCCAAGTTACAATTACAGCAATGCCGACGTTTATGAATGTGATTTCAGCAGCTTCAGCAGTCAGGGTGAGTATGTCTTGGCAGTGGAAGGCCTGGGCTGTTCGTATCCTTTCGAGATCGGAGGAAGTGCTACCAAGGCACCGTTTTACTATGCGATGAAAGGGCTCTTCTGGTCACGCCAAGGAGTGGCAAAAGAGATGACCGATGGCAGTATCATGCCTCGAGATCACCACTATGATGACATCACCTGGCTATGGGACAAAAACCACCTGCCTGGCGACAATCATTCCAATGAAGGATTTGATGATGCCAATGCCGTTCAGGTCAGTGGAATTTATGGCTATTACCATGATGCTGGTGACTGGGATGGATATATCCACCATGCCAAAGTACCGATGGCGCTTTTGATGCTTTATGATGCAGCTCCTGATAAATTTTATGATGGGGAAATCGGCAACAAATACCGCTTGTCAGACAGTTCGCCTTGGATCGACGAAGGCAATAATGGTTTGCCTGATTTGTTGGATGAAGCCGTTTGGTTGATTGATTATTACAAGCGCTCGAAAAACATTTTGAAAAATCAGTACGGTGGAACAGGTGGTGTACCAGGCTATGTGGGGCGCGATGGTGTACCTGGTAACAACTTCACCGCTTGGCAGGACACCCGCGACTGGTATTTGTCAGGAGAATCTGCATGGCAGACTTATCATTATGCAGGACTTGCTGCCTATTATGCTACTTGTTTGAATAAATTTCATAAGCTCACCAATAGCGGTAACCATCCCGACTACAACAGCTGGAGACAGGAGGCGATTGATGCTTATGCTTGGGCAGAAGCACACCCTCAAGACACGGATTTGAGTAAGAACAGTAATCAGGAATACAGGGTGAAAGGTTTTGCAGCTGCAGCCCTTTACCGCCTGACAGGAACGGCAAAATACCAGACGGACCTGAAAACCTATTTCGACTGGGAACCTTGGGCTGAAGGCGGTGAATGGTCCAACCAAAACATCATAGATGTTTGTCATATTATTGTTTCGATGATTCCCGACGGCCATCCAAATTTGGATGCAAGCTTGAAGTCAAATTCTCGTTCAGAGGTAATTCGAAAAGCTGATACTTATAAAGTAAAACATAATCAGGACAATGCTTTCCGTACAGGGGTTGAGTATTCTCAGTTCATGCAGTTGGGTGGTCTGAACACACCTCGTCTGACGATGGTTCCTTTTGCTTATTTACATACGGGAGATAAAAAATACCTTGACGTGGTGAATAACTCCATGAACTATGTATTGGGTGGTAACCAATTGAATCAGACGTATATTTCTGGCTTGGGAGAATTCTCAGATCAGTGGATTTTCAACCCGAATGGCTGGATCGGCAACGACCAAAACAGCATGGTTTACCCAAGCCGTCCGAACATCGGTTACACAAGTTATTTCTCTGCAACAAGCTATTGGTTTACCCAGTCAATTGCTTCAGAATTTTGGTCAAGAAAAGGGACGTATCCGAACCTGATCAACAATCCTGGAAGCTGGCCTGGAGCGGAACAGACCTTCCGAAATATGTTCAGTATTCAGGGTGGGGAGTTCACCGTTCACCAACAGAATAATTACATGATTTATGCTTCTGGTTTCCAGAAAGCCATGGATGCCTCAGCCGTAGGTACTTACCGCATTGCCTCTGCGCCGACAGTTTCCCTCAATTTCAGCAATGATGATCAGGTAAATATGTCGGAGGTGGAGCTGTCGGTGAATGCTTCATCGAAAACACGTACGGTTCGTTATTTCTACGACTGGCATTTTATCGGCGAAAGCAATGACAAGGCAAACAACTTCAAACTTACATGGGATCCACCAGTGGCCAACGGCACCGAAGTATTATTGACTGCCGTAGCGATTGATGAAGAAGGGCAGTGGTCGAAACCATCCTCGGCAGGGGAAAAAAGACTGACAATCGTAGCAGGTCCTGGGGACGATACTACGCCTCCGTCTGTACCAACTAATCTCAGCGCTTCAGACCTTCGTCCTTTTGATTTCAATCTGTCATGGAATGCTTCTTCCGATGCTTCGGGTGTCAAAAACTATGAAGTATATAAAGATGGCAAGCTGTTGAAAAAGACCGTCGAGCTGGAATTCTTTATCGAGAAACTCGATCCAAGCACCAACTACGAAATGCAGGTATTGGCAAGGGATAAGGAAGGAAATGTTTCGGCGAAAAGTCCTGTCTTTACCGTACGAACCTTGGATGTTCCATTGGGAGATGGAAAGATCCACCAACAGAGCAATGATGCCGACGGGCTGATGGAAGCCGAAGCCGAAGACTTTTCCTACCGCGCAGATGGATCAAGCGGATTTGAGAAAAAATTCTGGTATGAACACGAAGATCCACAAGCAAGTGATGGGGTGTTCATGATGGTGCAGGACAATGGTAACAGCAATTCTGCAGGAACCCTCAATGGACCTCGCATGGACTTTATTGTCAATTTCACTAAAACAGGCACGCATTATGTTTGGCTTCGCGTCAAGCCTGATCATGGTGCTGATAATTCGGTCGTTTTGGCTTTTGAGGATGAAAACCGTGGGGACTGGAGCCTTGGCGATAACCCTGATTGGATTTGGGTGAAAGCTGATTCGACCATTCAAGTACCCACAACAGGGCAACAAACTTTCAGTGTCTTTATGAGAGAAGATGGAACGAAAGTGGATAAAGTTTTATTGACCTCTAATCCCGACTACGATCCATCGGGATCTACTCCGACGCCTCCGCCAGCAGAAAACACTACCACATTTGTTGTGGACAGCTCTTCGGATGATGCAGAGGAGAAAGCAGGGGTAATGAACCTGACCAGCAATGACCTTGACCTCAGAGCAGGAGAAGTATCGGCTGTTCGTTTCAGAGTCAGCATCCCTGAAGGATCTGTCATTACCAAAGCCGAACTTATCCTTGAATCCAAAGGCAACTATTCAGGCAGTAATGAGGTGGCGATCAGTGTACAACAGTCCGCCGATCCTGCGATCTTTACAACCGGCGCTCAGGATATCAGCAACCGAACACTTTCTACCGAAACCGTCAGCTGGGCACTTGGCGACTGGGCACAGGATCAGCAATATACCTCACCCGATTTGGTATCGTTGATCAACCTTGCTGTGGATGCAGGATGGACTTCGGATCAGCATATTGTATTCCAACTCGAGGCCAATACGGCATCTACCAAGTCGGCAAAGACCTATGATTTCAACAACTCGACCAATGGTGCGCCACAGCTAAGGATAACCTATCAGGAGGCTTCGGTACCACCAACGGTGAGCATCACGAGCCCTTCGGAAGGCAGTAATTTTGCTGAAGGCGAGAACATCACCATTCAGACTCAGACAGGAGGGGACGTTCAACTCGTATCTTTCTTCCGCGTTACGGACGGTGTTTGGAATTTCCTTGGTAATGATCAGACAGCACCATTCAGTTGGTCAGCGAATGATTTCCCTGCGGGAGATCATCAGATCACAGTATCGGCAACGGGTAATGATGGAAACAGCTCTCCCTATGTGTCGGTCAATATTTCTGTAGGCGACACAGGTGGATCGGATGTTTATACCCAACAGTCGGATGGACTGGCAGTATTCGAGGCGGAAGGTTTCCATCGCAGTGAGTTTGGTGTCGGTCAGTTTGCTTCCATGCAGTGGGAATCGCAGGCAGATGCTCAGGCTTCAGGAGGCAACTTCATGATCGTGCCTGACAATGCCAATAGCATCAGCACAGGAGCACTTGAAGGCCCTGTGATGCATTACGATGTTGATTTTGTAAAAACAGGAACCCATTATTTCTGGGTAAGACAAAAATCACCAAACGGGTCTGACAACTCGATTACCCCTGCCTTTGAAGGAACCAAAATCAATGAGTGGAACATGCCTGATGCGCTTACGGAATGGACTTGGAGCCGACTTGGAACGACCTTCAATGTGGCACAAACAGGCGTTCAGACCTTCAGCATTTATATGCGCGAGGATGGAACGCCAATTGATAAGATCATTCTGACAGACAATGTAAACTATGCACCAACAGGAACGGGTCCTGACAATGCGAGGGTCATCTGGGAAGCTGAAGGAACGGAAGCAGGAATTTATCCTAACCCCGCCCGAGGAACAGTTCATATTGATCCTAAAGACGAAAGCTATCAGAAAATGGTGGTTACCGACCTAACGGGACGTGTAGTGCTGACCCAAACCAATATCAAAGCCAAAACGAGCATTGAGCTACCTGCAGGGGTTTACATCATCAATCTGATTGGGGAAACCAAAGCAATCAGTGAACAGGTTATTGTGCATTAA
- a CDS encoding alpha-N-acetylglucosaminidase — protein sequence MKRNHIFLLFAFICTLFLNACTSNHKTGQLSEMEMFAHRVMGKQADQLILKVVPDDLSEGEYFLIKSSADQKVIIEANSKSALSYGLGQYLRKYCHVELSRPYNDIQLPEQLPLPKQEFKKKCDLKYRHYLNYCTFNYSMAFWGWEEWQKELDLMALQGINMAYALTGVEKVWQEVLQKNGYSQKEILDFIPGPSYQAWWLMGNLEGFGGHVSQAWIDNRADLQQKIVGRMHQLGITPVFHGFYGMVPRTLSKKFPEANIIVGGNWCGFYRPDFLDPNDPLFTKMAKEYYESMTNLYGKLELVGGDPFHEGGNTKGIDIETAGKAIQTAMHKANPKATWVIQGWMDNPKKAMLKQLDKEHTLILDLFSDNIPSWKYREAFGGFNFIWNAIGNFGNREDLYGRLPVIASAPIEAQQSKVGQYMQGIGTVPEGHIPNQVVTSLIYDVAWEQSPLKVDQWLKFYTTARYGTENESVNQAWKLLYESVYSCPVAPKGEWGRDESQPIICATPSFEIKSSAPWGNVKTYYDTEKLTQACDLLFTASSQIPTNETFEYDLTVVLRDVLSNQALVLYQEIKQAYQQKNKAVFRSKSDAFLELMDDVDRLLGTQQAFVLGQWIDDARKLGSTPEEKDLFEFNARALVSYWGNETDRNNVLKDYAYKQWSGLISHYYKKRWLMFFEHTLANFDKKEIEPLDFVAFSGQWAKKKDHFPTKAQGNSIKVAKELIHKYKISQAL from the coding sequence ATGAAAAGAAATCATATTTTCCTTTTATTCGCGTTCATTTGTACACTTTTTTTGAACGCCTGTACCTCCAACCATAAGACAGGACAACTGTCTGAAATGGAAATGTTCGCCCATCGCGTTATGGGTAAGCAAGCCGATCAACTGATATTAAAAGTAGTTCCTGATGATTTATCAGAAGGAGAATATTTTTTGATAAAATCCTCAGCTGATCAGAAAGTAATTATTGAGGCCAACAGTAAATCTGCCCTTTCTTACGGCTTGGGACAGTACCTCAGAAAATATTGCCATGTGGAATTATCCCGTCCGTACAATGACATTCAATTGCCCGAGCAATTGCCTTTGCCAAAGCAGGAATTCAAGAAAAAATGCGATCTCAAATACCGCCATTATTTGAACTATTGTACCTTCAATTATTCCATGGCTTTTTGGGGTTGGGAAGAGTGGCAAAAAGAACTTGACCTCATGGCGCTTCAGGGAATCAATATGGCTTACGCCTTGACAGGAGTGGAGAAAGTTTGGCAAGAAGTGCTTCAGAAAAATGGATATTCACAGAAAGAAATTCTTGATTTTATTCCTGGCCCGTCTTATCAGGCGTGGTGGCTGATGGGAAATCTGGAGGGATTCGGCGGGCATGTCTCTCAGGCATGGATTGATAACCGTGCGGACCTTCAACAAAAAATCGTGGGAAGAATGCACCAACTCGGTATCACGCCCGTTTTCCATGGTTTCTACGGGATGGTGCCTCGCACTTTATCCAAAAAATTCCCCGAGGCCAATATCATCGTTGGGGGGAATTGGTGTGGGTTTTATCGCCCTGACTTCCTTGACCCGAATGATCCTTTATTCACCAAAATGGCCAAGGAATATTATGAATCCATGACCAATCTTTATGGTAAACTGGAATTAGTCGGCGGAGATCCTTTTCATGAAGGTGGAAACACCAAAGGCATTGATATCGAAACCGCAGGAAAAGCCATTCAGACGGCCATGCACAAGGCAAATCCAAAGGCTACCTGGGTGATTCAGGGATGGATGGACAATCCAAAGAAAGCTATGCTTAAACAATTGGACAAAGAGCACACTTTGATTTTGGATCTTTTTTCGGATAATATCCCTTCATGGAAATACCGCGAGGCTTTTGGTGGATTTAACTTCATATGGAATGCGATCGGCAACTTCGGCAACCGTGAGGATCTTTATGGTCGCTTGCCCGTTATCGCATCCGCGCCGATCGAAGCTCAGCAATCGAAAGTAGGTCAATACATGCAGGGTATCGGAACCGTACCCGAAGGGCATATTCCCAATCAGGTTGTTACCTCTTTGATCTATGATGTAGCGTGGGAACAAAGCCCACTGAAGGTGGATCAGTGGCTAAAATTCTATACCACCGCCCGATACGGTACTGAAAACGAATCGGTAAATCAGGCCTGGAAACTGTTGTATGAGTCCGTTTACAGTTGTCCCGTGGCACCAAAAGGTGAATGGGGGCGGGATGAAAGTCAACCCATCATTTGTGCCACACCATCCTTTGAAATCAAATCGAGTGCGCCTTGGGGAAATGTGAAGACCTATTATGACACGGAGAAATTAACTCAAGCCTGCGATTTATTGTTTACAGCTTCGAGTCAAATACCGACAAACGAGACTTTTGAATATGATCTTACGGTCGTTTTGAGAGATGTTTTATCCAACCAAGCATTGGTTTTATATCAAGAAATTAAACAGGCATATCAGCAAAAAAATAAGGCAGTTTTCAGAAGTAAAAGCGATGCTTTCCTTGAACTGATGGACGATGTGGATCGATTGTTAGGAACCCAACAGGCATTTGTTTTGGGACAGTGGATTGATGATGCGCGCAAATTAGGTAGTACACCTGAAGAAAAAGACCTTTTCGAATTCAATGCCCGTGCATTGGTGAGTTATTGGGGCAATGAAACGGACCGCAACAATGTGTTAAAAGATTATGCCTACAAACAATGGAGTGGCTTGATCAGCCATTATTATAAAAAGCGCTGGCTCATGTTCTTTGAACACACCTTAGCCAATTTCGATAAAAAAGAAATTGAACCATTGGATTTTGTCGCCTTCAGTGGACAATGGGCAAAGAAGAAAGATCATTTTCCCACAAAAGCCCAAGGTAACAGTATTAAGGTTGCCAAGGAGTTAATTCATAAATACAAAATCAGCCAAGCATTATAA